In Vicia villosa cultivar HV-30 ecotype Madison, WI linkage group LG7, Vvil1.0, whole genome shotgun sequence, the DNA window agattttttaagtaaaattttaataaaattgtacATGTTGCGTACATCCGTTGATAACTATACCAACACTAGACCAGTCAGAGTCTGTTTGTTTgaatatgaaaaatcattcatttATATTTGGTGATTGTTCATTTATATAAGGTCATCTCTACTCTGAGCCTTTTATGACTGATATATTTATCATTCGATACATGTTTCTTTGCCTAGCGCTCCTTGCTTAATTATAGTAAAAAGAATCAAGACGCATGTTTCCTTGTTTGAGGTTGACATTTTAAGGCTCAATGGCTTAAACGATTTGTCCATAAATAATATGAGTTTTGATCATAAGTGAATTGTATTTGGTCTTGGGTCAGCCTTCTCGACCTAGTCCATTATCTGACAATGTTTCCTTGTTTGAGGTTGACATTTTAAGGTTCAATGGCTTAAACGTTTTGTCCATAAATAATATGAGTTTTGATCATAAGTGAATTGTATTTGGTCTTGGGTCAGCCTTCTCGACCTAGTCTATTATCTGACCTAGCCATTTTTCGTGACTAAATTAGATCGGGGTAGGTTATGTTACGTTCGGGTTCGTGTCCGACCCATATACTTTTAGGTGAAATACTGAAATGTAACAAGCCCCCCAAACATGAGGTATACATGGGTAAAATGTTTTAGGTAAGAAATCAGAATGTACGGTCCCTCAAACATGAAACTTCTAAAGACGAGATGATTTAGGTAAAAGATTCAGTGGCGGTTCTATAGCCCagcgagcccgggcacgcgcccgggctcaacccctattttctttatattttcctCAATTTAATAGTAGAATTTTAGATGAAATCAGgggcaaaattatttaaaataagggTGCAAAAACTAAAAATAGATGAGTACCCAATGGTCCAGACATgcccaacccaattaattatatagaattataataaaattttaaaaaggtaattattttttctcttaatttttcttcttctgcaATGGAGTTATACAGTACACAGTGTCAGTGATGAAACAATATAGAAACTAGTTCTTTTGTTTGACCGGAAATATAGAAGCTAGTTTTTTATATACACTTACGTAGTTAGGTTCCTTATGCTATTATATAGAACTTCTTTTTTTTAATGCTACAGaagctaattttttttttggaccGGAAATATAAGCTAGTTAAGAAACATGAAGTAATGAAACAATacatttttattactattattctgTGTACTAgcaacattgcatatgcatatagGTATTATAATATAGGttcaaaattcaaactattaaaaaaagttttattagtttaatttaggtttaattttgttcaatgaattaatttcaattttcaacgaattaatttttattttgttcaatGAATTAATATAATTTCAATGAAGCAATGAGATACGATTTTTACTTTCAATTTAGTTTCATAGTTTATTTTTCTGAATCATTAAATTTCAGGGATGAGGAAGTTTTTGTTTCCTAGAACAAGTATTGAAAGAGTGAATGTTAAGCAACCGGAAGCCGAAGTAGAAGAAACACCCCATAATGTGGTCAATGACTTTAATCTAAATGAGATTGTGCGTGATCCAGGATGTAGGAAACAAATTTATGAGTATGCTCCGCATATTCAAGACCAAGTGAGAAGGACATATATATTGAAGGGTCCAACGCAACCAGATTTAGCAAGATTTCCTCGTACTCAATTTGGGAAGTCTTCAAGAGCATTTTGTAAAGCATGGTATAAGAATTATACATGGATTGAATACGGTGAATAGAAGGATGCAGCTTATTGtttccattgctttctttttaAGCCGCCCGGGAGGACCGAACACTTTGGTTATGAAGTCTTCAACAAAGACGGATTTAAAGATTGGAAGCATGCATCTAAAGGATTTAAAGATCATATTAGTAGTCATGATAGTAAGCACAACTCATGTATGAAACATTATGACgattataataatcaaagacaAAGTGTGACAAGTATCTTTGCTAAAGCAACTAGGGAATCAGAAGAATTGTATAAGATCTGTTTGACTTGTTCTTTAGGTTGTATTAGATATCTCATAGCACAAGCTCATTGAGTTGACTTTGATAttgctggaaatgagtcgagtcgagtcgaactcgcctcagctcagtttgactcgttaagaattggccgagttcgagttcgagttcgagtttaagacgaacttttttttcagctcaaactcgactcgttaaaaATTGACCGAGTtagagttcgagttcgagtttatcacgaactttttttcagctcaaactcgacgtGTTAGAGGTTCAACTCGTTAGATTactcttgttaggttcaactcgcttatttcacggacttaaaaataattttttaaagtctattttatatatatatatatatatatatatatatatatatatatatatatatatatatgacattttaaattaatatttttaaataaaaaatataaaaatcaattaaaagttataagattggaatttatacgatgttaattttatttgtataattatttgtagaaatagttttctcacttgagaatataaattatcaattataactgttagattaaaataaaatatgatactaagatttagagcaaatctttaaacctactcttaaagacaatataatctatctcatatataatcgagttgactcatgagcctaacgagtcgaactatatatagttcaagttcagctcatttagttaacgaacttagtttttagctcatactcagctcatttggttcatgaacctagttcaacgatttaatttccgaatcgagtttcgaactattttcgagttagtttggttcattgccagccctaaATTGTCGGTGACGACAACATCTgttgaaagagctttttcagcaatgaagattatcaagtctaatttgCGCAACAAGATCAACAATGTGTGattcaatgacttgatgatatgttacaccgagcgggagatattcaagtcacttaaagatgttgagattattcgaacattcaccgcaaagaagTCTCGGAGAAGGCATTTACCTCTCAATTTTATTTAGCGCactttatgactatttatatattgtcaCATGAAACATGCAGTTAAATtttttaggggtgttcgcgggccggtttggttcggttttgagagaatccGATACCCGAACCGATTAAAATtatatggattggtttggattggatttgaatttttttgCGATAAAGCCCAAGCCAAACCAAACCAAGAAACAACgggttggtttgggttggattgatcgggtagataaaaaatacaaaaaatatttgaaaaaaataacttatttgaaaattatttttttatgataatataaaaaaatatagtattaataGTATTTAATCGTAAATATTAGACTAGCAGTTTTTCtctaatagattcaaaaatatcttacaagaaaaatatttaacCTAAAAGCTTTTGAATCTATAATTAATCACTTGAGTTAGTATGATGATGAATGTGTTTCATAACTCTATACTTATTTACCACAAtacactaacaattttctaataacaaattaaaatatgataACTTGTCCATATAcgatatttcatttttttcttcttgatGTTGAATGTTTGATAgtaatttttatgattattaatcATGATTGGTTTGGGTTGGGCTTGCGGGTAAAAATTAAAAATCCGATACCCGAACCAATTgccattggatttcattggttCGGTTCGATTCGGTTCTTGCCCGAACTAAAAAAATGTCCAACCCAAACActatggattggtttggattccggtttggttcggatttacccgaaccaatgaacacccctaaaATTTTTTGCATAGGCTACATtaaattcctggctccgccactgaaaAGATTGAATGTGCATAAGTGGGTCGAGTCTTCCTATTATAAGAAAATCACACATTCGCACATTCAAGATACTAGAAAAAAATCGAACGGTTTAAATTAAAGATtgatattttaagttaaaatatatattatactaATTTGATGAATGTATTGGATTCAAGTTCTACCTAAACATACATAAATAAACATTCAAATTCAAAGAGAAGAGTTAGTTACAATTCGTACTTTCAATCTACATTTCTTTTCCACCTTCTACATTCTTTAGCATCTACAACTTCTATTGATTGATAAATGATTTTAATATTGCCAACGActtatttataatttacaaattttatgCTCTATAAATCTTACTCGtattttcatctttctctataTAATTTACTTCATAGTATTTTCATGATTTTATAAAGAACAATCTAACCTTTTTAATATTaggcaaaatttcaaaaatatctcaTATGTGCAAGTTTGTTGAAACCTTTTATTGACTGAGTAAATGGTTAAATATTTAGCTCTAAGAGAACAACCTCAATTAAGAAATGCATGAACAAATGATACTAATTTCCTGCTTGCTTATAGCAATTTTTCTCATTTGATTTTCTTCAAATAGTAGTTATTAAACATAAAATGTCTTAAAAAAACCATAGACAAAGTTTACACAAGAAAGCAAGAAATCATTCACATTAAGCAATTTTGCTAAGAACATCATTGAGAGTAGATACAGCTATAGCATAGTACTTCTCAGCTTCTGCAGGGCTCTTTATTTTTGCTGCATGATCCAACTgtcaacaaaaaataataaaaaatcaattagtcCACTCCAATCTTTCCGCAACCGCAATTGAGACAACATTGGCTGTAGTAGGCAATCTCACATATTCACGTAGTCAGTACATCTGTGGTCGTTAGATTGTACAAACTTAATCAAACGGCCATCAATGTACTGACTACGTGAATTCGTGGATTGCTGATGATGTGACCATTAGAACGGCTACGATTTAAAGCTTTGATTATGGAATATTGTGAACTTACATTGTCGATATCCTTGAAGAGCTTATCACTGAGTTCTTTGAGGGATTGTTTCTGGTCCTTAGGCTTTGAAGAGATGATAGTTTTAAGGTCATATCGAAGATAGCCAGCCCTGAGACGGAGATCATTCTGAAGAAATGGCCAAGCCTTCTGGTCAATGAACTTCTTAGCAGCAACAATTTCCTTTGCTGATTCCTTGGTTCTTGCTGCTGCTTCAGTGGGTGGCAATGGTTGAAGAAAGAACCTTTCTTTCAATGGTAGCTTAAGGTCTCTTGCTTCATCAGAGTTCAGTGTTCCAGCTGCCAAATTTCATCATAAATCAGTTCATTCATATGAAAAACAGAATTCAGACGCGGACACCTGACACAAAATAGTACAAAGACACTCGACACAACATGGACACAGACACTATGATACTACCGACGCAATTTATTCATCTATCCACTATCAAAAAAGCTAAATTGTTGTAATCAAATTTCATGTTGTTAACTGCTCATTGATTAATATTGTTTCAACATATCTTTATGTCTGATATGTGTTTACCGCATAAACTATTAAGTgtgttgaagaaaaaaaaatcgaAACACTTATTCAAATCTATCTGGCACCGACACTTTTGATGGAAGGCATGTCTAATTTCTTACAAGCACCGACACTTCTGACGGAAGGCGTGTCTAATGTCTCACAAGGGTCTGTGTCCGACAATAACACGACATCGACATATGTGATTAAGTTAAAATAATCCATTTCCTCAAATTTTTATCAGTGTCAACGTGTCAATTTTAGTGCTCCAGATATTCAAATTGTTTGACACTTATCTTACGAGTGTCGGACACCAATTTAAGGAGTGTCGGACACTTATCTTAAATATGTTATACAAGTGTCGGATACCGCTACACGCAACATTCTAGAGGTGTTTGCACCTCATACACAAATCATCATTCTACAAGTTATTTGATGGTAAAACATGAAATCCTACAATAATTATTCTGTGATAAAATTGAAGAGGGTGAAAAGAATACTTACGAAGGCCACCAGAAGGTGCGGGAGGGCCACCAACTTTAATAGGAATAGCCTCAGCAAAAACAGCttgaacaaaagaagaagaaaccaAACCAGTAGCAACAAGACCAATCACAGCCCTTCTACTACTTTCCTGTTGTTGAGCTCTAACAGTCATCAACGAACGTGTTGTAGCCTTGTTACTGTTGTTGGTGGTTCCATGCAACAAACTCAACCTGTTTGGTCCACTCAACTGAAGGCTTCCTTCTAACACAGTTTGAGATGAACAGCCACGTAAACAACCAGCCATTGATGATGCCATAGCTTGAGCCATAATagtttctttctttcttgaacTTGAATGTTATGATAATGATGAGGATGATATTGGTAAGAATAATAAAGAAGGGTTTATGGATATGATGATTGTGGTGTGTGTGATTGTGAGTCATTACCTTATCTACCATGTTGGATAACTTGAATGTTGTCTCAACCAATCATAATATTACGTTGCTTGATTCTGTTTCCACCGTGGATTTTTATCAGTATGACACGTGGACAAata includes these proteins:
- the LOC131616084 gene encoding oxygen-evolving enhancer protein 3-2, chloroplastic-like; protein product: MAQAMASSMAGCLRGCSSQTVLEGSLQLSGPNRLSLLHGTTNNSNKATTRSLMTVRAQQQESSRRAVIGLVATGLVSSSFVQAVFAEAIPIKVGGPPAPSGGLPGTLNSDEARDLKLPLKERFFLQPLPPTEAAARTKESAKEIVAAKKFIDQKAWPFLQNDLRLRAGYLRYDLKTIISSKPKDQKQSLKELSDKLFKDIDNLDHAAKIKSPAEAEKYYAIAVSTLNDVLSKIA